CcatttcttttttatatatattttaaattattatttattttattattttatttcttatgataatttaaaaaaatacataataaaaaaataataatattatgatAGAATCTACTCTACATTCGTTTATATTATCTTGCGCCAATAGTCGGTGGCTACATGCATATAttaaatatatcataaaaatgTTATTCATATACTAAATTTTTAGTCAATGTTAATTTTTGTATACGAAGAATGAAGTCGAATTTAATTATGGTTTAACATTTATTGGATTGAAGACCTGACAACGTGTAACTAACCAGACCAACGGAATGGAATATGAAAAGTGGATTCAGcaccaaaataaaaattataaattcaatCTATGACTACAAATATTTTTGAGTGTGTTAATTCAGTACTCAAAGGTGTCAAGAACCTTTTAATTTGTTCCTTGATAAAATTCACTTATAAAAAATTAGCAGAGCTCTTTATTtgcaagagaaaaaaaattgagaCACAATTAGAGACAGATCAACAATTTAGTCCGTCACTTGTGAAAGCAATAAAAACATATCTAAAGGTATCGAAATGTTTCATAATGACACTACATGATAGGAATAATTCAGGATTTAACGTGGTCGAGACTATTTCTACTTACAAAATCTTATTGAAAGATCGGATGTGCGATTGCCAATACTTTTAAGCCTTTCACTACCCACATGTTACTAGCAGTTACTTGCTGTACTGTACATATTCCTATGTGAGTTGGACAACGTATATTCACGAGATTTTTTagacattttaaaattttatttttatttttcagacaGGATATTCGTTACATTGAATTTTTTCCGGAGTGCTTTAAAATTGTTTTCAATGCGATTGTAGAATGTTCAATGGAAATAGAGGTTTTCAGGAATGATGTCGGTGGAAACTCAAACTCAGTATTGCAACATGTTACACAAGCCGTAAGTTTTTATTAATTACacttattattagtttattaataatcactttaattaattaaataacttcttattatatatatacttgCAGTTTTCTAATTAAATAACTTTTTCTATTTCAGCTTTTGATTGATGAATCGAGTGGtttgaaaaaaaagtttaaaattacaaattgaaatttatttaaatattttttaatttgcaaAAAGAATTTATCATAGTTTAGTGGTTTgatttaattaactaatttataAGGTTAAAAATAGTCAACACTATTCAAGATAATGCATCGAATTCCTCCAATCAAAATTGAACAACTCATAAAGGATCTGCAATTCTCTAATAATTGAGGAATGGCTACAGTTCACTCGCTTTTTAACAAGACAAAGTAAAAAGGAATCTTGTTGGTACATAGCTTAGCTGTCCACTTGGGCCATACATTTTTCACATTCGAGAATGGGCTCCAGCTAGGGACATGAACTCATCTCCCTTTGCATGAGTGAACCATATTCTATATAGTTATTGCTTCTTAACGTCTTAATCtatgaacaaaaacaaaaacgtCTTAATATAGTTCATTACCCAATACTAGTCTCTTTCAGCTTCAGTTCCAGTGATGACTTCGAGTCAACCTGTCCCTTCTAACTCAAAGCGACGATCTGCAAATTTTGCTCCTAATATTTGGCACGATACTTTCCAAAAATATGCTGATTCTAAATTCTTGgtatcttatttaattttgtatGATGAAATATCAGTATATTGTTAAACTTATACATATATTATCGTgataatttttgaattattacaTATATTTAAAATAGGGATAGTATATATCTCATCATTTCTACACCAGAAACTCAAAATAATGCTTGGGTAAGTGTTGTAGTGTGTAAATTGGATAAATTATAAGTAGTTTTAAGTATAGTTGCTTTAACAAGAATGATGGTAATATATATGGATGGGATTCCTAGTTGTATAAAAGAAGTTATCTATATTATTGTGTTtctaatatgcaaatgcaacccCAAAAATTTCCATAACTTTTTGactttttgaatatttttggacaTATATTTTGtcaagtttaattttgatgcatcaAAAGTGTAAAATATTTTGTAGAATTgtgtaattatatttatttttttaaataattatttacacagttaataaaaataataattatttttttattatattatgttaTGTAATTAGATATATGtataaaaatgttttaattttgaTGTAAGTGTAAAATAGTTTTTTACGTGTATTTAGTTATGCGATGTCACATCATATTTCACATTAATCGCGTGAATGGTTAtctaaaaaaataagtatgattaTACAATAGTACAAAATACTTTACACAGCCAATACATCTAAATTAAACTCTTAGtttatatatacatatgtttTAAAAGAGAGTTTTAAAGTAATGATTGAATTATTTCCATGTGATTTCAAGGTCACGATCGAGTTCAAACTGTGAAAATAACTACAAAAGTAATTATTATATTAGATTGTGTATAATATACTCTTTAGATGAAGTCCTTTTTCAAATCTTGcattaacatgtttatgcattgGACTGTCTTTTTAATAAtatactttctttctttctttctttttttattttttttattaatataatgaaGATAACCTAATTAAgttgaaaagagaaaaaaaatataatctcattaattttcttttgttttttagtttttaaatagtATAAGACTAAGTTTAATTGATTCAATTCAACGTTTGAGTATATCTTATCATTTTGAAGATGAAATTGACAGCATATTAGTACAAATTCACAATGATTTTACCAACAAAGATCTTACTATAGAGGAACGTGACCTTCATTTTGTCGCATTACTTTTTCGTTTGTTCCGACAAAAAGGATATATCATTTCATCAGGTATATACGtaaaactaatttttgttatCTTTTATATATACAATTACAATATAAAAAGATACCAATTATTAATTATGGACTCACACTAGTTAGTATAAATATGAATCATACAGATGTTTTCAACAAATTCAAGAATAAAGAAGGAGAATTCGATGAAATAATTGTTGTTCAAGATGTTGAAGGAATGTGGAGCTTGTATGAGGCTGCACAGTTAAGATTTCATGGAGAAGATATATTAGAGGAAGCACATGAATTCACATACAATAAACTTAAGTCTATCACCAATCAATTGAGTCCATCTCTTGCTGATCAAGTCAATCAAAGTTTAGTACAATCTTTTCACAAGGCAATTCCAAGAATGAAGGCAAGGTCATATATGTCTTTTTACGAAGAAAGTTATACGCATGATAAAGTTCTTCTAAAGTTTGCAAAACTAGATTTCAATATGCTACAAAAATGGTACCAGAAAGAAGTTGGTAGTGTCACCAAGTATGTATTTTAAATCTAGCTAAGCACTTCTTAttagatattttttttcaaaagaaaagatcCTATAATTAACTAGACATAACTTTTTGTACGATTACAGGTGGTGGGAAAagttagaattttcgaaaaaggtGCCTTATGCAAGAGAGAGGATAGCTGAGTTATACTTCTGGCCATTTGCTATGAACTCTAAGCCTAAATATACTACTTTTAGAAGGGTGGTGGCCAAAGTGACTCAATGGATGACTATAGTTGATGACACTTATGATGTCTATGGAAGAATAGAAGAACTTGAGCTCCTCACACAGGCAATCCAAAGGTAAGAATTGaccaattttatattattatgctACATATCTCAATTAAGAAGGATCTATACATATTGATCAATGagtttatatttattttggttattatatTATCTTAATAATTTAATTCCATGATCATGTCTCtttcttaattaatttttaaccCTTTTGTGTTTCAGATGGGATATTAGTTACATTGCATCTCTTCCAGAGTGCTTTAAGGCGATTTTTAATGCAATTGTAGAACTTGTTGATGAAATAATAGAATTAAGTGCTGGGAGTGGAGAATCAGACTTCTTGTTGCAATGTCTCAAACAGGCCGTAGGCTTTATTCCttacttttttaattttaaattaattattatattcatTAATCATCATTGTAATGAAGTATTCATCAATTAATTTATCTTCAGTTGTCTCATTATGCACAAGGTTACATTGATGAAGCAAGATGGTGCCATGAGGGATATATTCCGCCATATGATGAGTATAAGGTTGTTGCATCTGCTACTACAACATATCAAGCGCTTACAATAATGTTTATTGCTTTGGGAGAATTTGCAACTAAAGAAACTCTTTATTGGATTTCTAATAATATTCCACTCATCGTACTAGCTTCATCACTTGTTACTAGACTCACAAATGATTTGGATTCACACAAGGTATattgttagagatataactatttatatatcttctttttttaattaaaattgtaAAAAGAAATGATTTATTGatataatatcaaaatttttatgacaAAAACCTAGAATTCNNNNNNNNNNNNNNNNNNNNNNNNNNCAAAACTATTAggtaaaataatataaattattatatatttaaaatattttttaatgtaagAGCTTCTTTTTATCATATCATAAAATAACTTTTCATAAATAGTTATATTGctaatagagtttaattttaattggTTGTAAATAATCACTAATTTATTTGAAGTATTGATAATTTTATAAGGGTGTCATGAAGCAActcttagtaaaaaaaaaattaataattttgattttttttatttactaacTTTCacataatagtatgataatataATTAAGTTGATAGTGAATATTTATATGCAGttgtttttatataaaatttttagttGAGAACTATTATGTAATTTgacatatttgattaaattattatttaatagtttTCAACTAACAACTTTATATAAAGATAATTCTGCATGTGATTTTTTATCTAAGTTGATAGATATAAATTAAATCCATTTGCTACTAAGATattactattttatgttttaagtgTCATTTTCTAATTCAGGGGCTTATACTATCTTCTTTCCCTGAATAATTGAATCAATATTACTTTAACAAAGTCATGATTAATTTACACACACAAGTTTTCAGTGGATTATTTTAAGACTTTTTGACAATGATATGTATGtataattaaacttttaatttGGATTTGATCAATTATTTAATTTGTACGCTAGTCTTATAAGTGATTTTTGTTAGACCAATAAATAATTAAGCAATTTCACTGAATTTGGTTAGAAAAAATGCATGTACACGTATCATTAGATCTCTGTTTCTAAATCATAGGCCTATTTTGAACCAATTATTTGTAGTTTGAGCAGCAAAGAGAACATGCTGCTTCGGCCGTAGAATGTTGCATGAAGCAATATGGCTTTTCAGAAGAGGAGGCCCATGAATTCATCAAAAAGGATATCAATAATTACTGGAAGGATATGAATGAAGAGTACCTCAAGTTAATTGAATATATCCCAAGGCCAGTCCTTGATTGCATTGTTAACATGGCACGCATATGTGAGTTTCTATATGCAAATTTTGGAGATAAAATTACAGATTGTGCACTCTGTAAAGACCACATTGCGCCACTGCTTTTGGATCCCGTGGTCGTGTAGCAGTTTTATGGTCCTAATAAGCTTTTGAGTGTTTGGCCTTAATTAATCTTTAATTATATGCATGTATGGTGTTCTCGTCCTGTTGTTATTGTTTGTTTGTATTGTCTTGTAAGGATACCAAGTTCTTTGTCAACGGTTAGTTTTTTTACGAAGTTAAATTCTAAAATGATTTTTGTCGTGCAcactaaataattttcgaaatcccAATTACATCAATAATTATGTGTTTGAGATTGTTAAAAATGTGTATTACTTTAGTTTCAGATTCGTTTTTTTGTTAATAGCTTATTGGTGTAATTTGATGACATAGATCTTTAGTGATATATGTCATATTATAATTTGGTCATAtataataagaatttaattttaatgtattatcaatataaaattattttatacgtGCATCAACAATTACATAATgtcatattaataaaaataactatctttTACTTGAATTGCTTGAATGGTCAtctaaaaaaataattgtaaTTATACAAccgt
The DNA window shown above is from Arachis ipaensis cultivar K30076 chromosome B08, Araip1.1, whole genome shotgun sequence and carries:
- the LOC110265247 gene encoding (-)-germacrene D synthase-like, with the protein product MLLAVTCCTVHIPIQDIRYIEFFPECFKIVFNAIVECSMEIEVFRNDVGGNSNSVLQHVTQALLIDESSASVPVMTSSQPVPSNSKRRSANFAPNIWHDTFQKYADSKFLFLNSIRLSLIDSIQRLSISYHFEDEIDSILVQIHNDFTNKDLTIEERDLHFVALLFRLFRQKGYIISSGIYNKEGEFDEIIVVQDVEGMWSLYEAAQLRFHGEDILEEAHEFTYNKLKSITNQLSPSLADQVNQSLVQSFHKAIPRMKARSYMSFYEESYTHDKVLLKFAKLDFNMLQKWYQKEVGSVTKWWEKLEFSKKVPYARERIAELYFWPFAMNSKPKYTTFRRVVAKVTQWMTIVDDTYDVYGRIEELELLTQAIQRWDISYIASLPECFKAIFNAIVELVDEIIELSAGSGESDFLLQCLKQALSHYAQGYIDEARWCHEGYIPPYDEYKVVASATTTYQALTIMFIALGEFATKETLYWISNNIPLIVLASSLVTRLTNDLDSHKFEQQREHAASAVECCMKQYGFSEEEAHEFIKKDINNYWKDMNEEYLKLIEYIPRPVLDCIVNMARICEFLYANFGDKITDCALCKDHIAPLLLDPVVV